A window of Nitrospinaceae bacterium contains these coding sequences:
- the pilM gene encoding pilus assembly protein PilM, translated as MFGKKSFPLAIDIGSHAVKLVQLVQGKNGTSLGRLGMASLAYGAVSDGAVLEHEEVMRAVEELVSAEKIKEKKVAVGISGKAAIIKTILVPPAEGIAAEEAV; from the coding sequence GTGTTCGGTAAAAAAAGCTTTCCACTAGCCATCGATATTGGCAGTCATGCCGTCAAACTGGTTCAACTAGTTCAAGGCAAAAACGGGACTTCTCTTGGCCGACTGGGCATGGCCTCGCTTGCCTATGGCGCTGTATCGGACGGGGCGGTTCTCGAGCATGAAGAAGTCATGCGGGCTGTTGAGGAGTTGGTGTCGGCGGAGAAAATTAAAGAGAAAAAAGTGGCTGTCGGAATATCGGGAAAGGCGGCCATCATCAAAACGATTCTTGTTCCTCCTGCAGAAGGTATTGCCGCCGAGGAGGCGGTG
- a CDS encoding site-2 protease family protein: MVLKPDGRSPVFVNLHGQPRQFNRKRFSAIRNLRWRLLALLHFKHSEVLIPALLFFLTALSTLMAGAMQRGIYPEAIWGDPSLLELGLPFSATLLLILGAHELGHYFASRFWGVDASLPFFIPAPTLFGTFGAVIRIKSPIMSRKVLLDVAVAGPLAGMSVALPAVLIGLSLSSVLPAEGPDHSSGLGLGTSLLFKAAMWIVLGVRDAGEGVNLHPMAFAGWCGFFVTSLNLIPAGQLDGGHIVFSLLSRWHRTVSTTVGGLLLVMSYWWPGWLLWAMVALFLGRRRYPLWDQGESLGKGRIFIGYSCMILMLLTFTWVPLYIRW; the protein is encoded by the coding sequence ATGGTGTTAAAACCCGATGGAAGGTCGCCTGTATTCGTGAATTTGCATGGCCAGCCTCGCCAATTTAACCGCAAACGGTTTTCTGCTATTCGAAACCTCAGGTGGCGTCTTCTAGCCCTACTCCACTTTAAGCATTCCGAAGTGCTTATCCCAGCGTTGTTATTTTTTTTAACTGCCTTATCAACTCTCATGGCTGGTGCCATGCAGCGGGGCATTTACCCTGAAGCGATTTGGGGCGATCCGTCTCTGCTTGAGCTAGGGCTCCCGTTTTCGGCGACATTGTTGTTGATACTAGGGGCCCATGAATTGGGTCATTATTTTGCCTCCAGATTCTGGGGAGTCGACGCTTCTCTTCCCTTTTTTATTCCGGCACCGACACTTTTCGGTACTTTTGGGGCGGTAATCCGGATAAAAAGTCCGATTATGAGCCGAAAAGTACTTTTGGATGTCGCCGTCGCAGGTCCCCTGGCCGGAATGTCTGTGGCTCTGCCGGCCGTGCTTATCGGTCTTTCATTGTCCTCGGTTCTCCCCGCGGAGGGTCCGGACCACAGCTCCGGCCTTGGTCTTGGCACTTCTCTCCTTTTCAAGGCGGCGATGTGGATCGTGCTGGGGGTCCGTGATGCCGGTGAGGGGGTTAATCTTCATCCGATGGCTTTCGCTGGGTGGTGCGGATTTTTCGTCACTTCTCTCAACTTGATACCTGCCGGCCAACTTGATGGTGGACATATCGTGTTTTCCCTTTTAAGCCGGTGGCATCGCACCGTTTCCACCACGGTGGGAGGGTTATTGCTGGTGATGTCGTACTGGTGGCCGGGCTGGCTGCTATGGGCCATGGTCGCGCTTTTCCTTGGTCGTAGACGATATCCGCTCTGGGACCAAGGAGAATCTCTTGGAAAGGGGCGGATTTTTATTGGTTATTCGTGTATGATATTGATGTTGCTTACTTTTACATGGGTTCCATTATATATTCGTTGGTAG
- a CDS encoding ABC transporter substrate-binding protein has translation MALYEFADRNFDTAARYLQTLEKRFPLSSLYEESEYLLGLALQAGGRYRDAFLPLRGSLSKEKTTLRRALLLAALGEVYESRKDPYAALESYAKALGLHPALPNASLLRARIFSLAKMSLTTTQVQTSAKRFKNEPAGPILRLEFIHRAIAENRPETALAAARLFLKDYPKHREIEKTRKIVSQLRDELDVKQGRVGVLLPLSGPAAAAGERVYQGVQLALRHALEQNSRLRIQLAVRDTRSTAQKAGDASAKATELIEKEKVVALIGPFFSLATEEAASVAHKKNTPLITPFAIRMDMKKSSPMVFRNSLTNQLQSKGIAAYAVQNLGIERFAVLYPDDRDGRELAEFFSEDIRKLGGRVVKMISFSPTANDFGPQMRALGGLSDAQLRRRRSALGLKKNEPYKIKLPFDALFVPTYHDKAVLISPQVPFYNMQGIRLLGGRGWNNRDLIRYGEKYVERATFVDGFFPDSEEPRVVRFSNDFIRLFGRKPDIFSALGYDAAMIVFSGLAKGGDSRDKMRTYLSRLIGFEGVMGLTDMGPDGDTKRQLFVLTVKRRKIEHLQMVTPHRAIAIKDGAPQISNGTSSSVSGQNPTLP, from the coding sequence TTGGCTCTCTATGAGTTCGCTGACAGGAATTTCGACACCGCCGCCCGATACCTCCAAACACTTGAAAAACGCTTCCCCCTCTCCTCTCTATATGAGGAAAGCGAATACCTCCTAGGCCTCGCACTTCAGGCTGGCGGGAGATACCGAGACGCATTTCTTCCGCTTCGTGGCAGCCTGAGCAAAGAGAAAACAACGCTTCGGCGGGCGCTTTTGCTGGCAGCGCTAGGAGAGGTATATGAATCAAGAAAAGACCCCTACGCCGCGCTCGAATCATACGCCAAGGCACTCGGGCTACATCCTGCCCTTCCTAACGCCTCCTTGCTCCGAGCACGGATTTTTTCTTTGGCAAAAATGTCCCTGACAACTACCCAGGTGCAGACCTCTGCCAAACGCTTTAAGAATGAGCCAGCGGGGCCGATTCTCAGACTTGAGTTCATTCACCGCGCTATAGCTGAAAACAGACCTGAAACCGCCCTCGCCGCCGCGAGACTTTTTTTAAAAGACTACCCGAAACACCGAGAAATCGAAAAAACAAGAAAAATTGTAAGTCAACTTCGAGACGAGCTCGACGTCAAGCAAGGGCGCGTAGGAGTTCTCTTGCCGCTTTCAGGACCCGCAGCCGCCGCAGGGGAAAGAGTCTACCAGGGGGTACAACTCGCCCTCCGGCATGCACTGGAGCAAAACTCCCGACTTCGAATTCAACTAGCGGTCCGGGACACACGCAGCACAGCTCAAAAGGCGGGGGATGCATCTGCAAAAGCGACAGAACTCATTGAAAAGGAAAAAGTAGTCGCACTCATCGGCCCCTTCTTCAGCCTTGCCACGGAAGAAGCCGCCTCGGTGGCGCATAAAAAAAATACCCCGCTTATCACACCATTCGCGATACGCATGGACATGAAAAAGAGCAGCCCAATGGTATTCCGCAACTCCCTAACCAACCAACTCCAAAGTAAGGGTATCGCTGCCTATGCGGTTCAGAACCTAGGTATAGAACGGTTTGCCGTTTTGTATCCAGATGACCGAGACGGAAGGGAGCTGGCCGAATTTTTCTCTGAAGACATCAGGAAGCTTGGCGGTCGCGTAGTGAAAATGATTTCCTTCTCACCCACCGCCAACGATTTTGGCCCTCAGATGCGCGCCCTTGGTGGACTCTCCGACGCCCAATTGAGACGGCGCAGGAGTGCCCTTGGCCTCAAGAAAAATGAGCCCTACAAAATAAAACTTCCCTTCGATGCCCTTTTCGTGCCCACATATCACGATAAGGCCGTCCTCATATCTCCGCAGGTACCCTTTTACAACATGCAGGGTATTCGCCTTCTCGGAGGACGAGGATGGAACAACAGAGATCTCATCCGATACGGAGAGAAATACGTTGAGCGCGCAACTTTCGTCGATGGATTTTTCCCGGACTCCGAGGAGCCAAGAGTCGTTCGCTTCTCAAATGACTTCATCCGGCTTTTCGGGCGAAAACCAGACATTTTCTCTGCACTGGGATACGACGCAGCCATGATCGTTTTTTCTGGGCTCGCCAAGGGTGGAGATTCCCGCGATAAAATGAGGACCTACTTGAGCCGCCTAATCGGCTTCGAGGGAGTCATGGGCCTAACGGATATGGGCCCTGACGGTGACACAAAAAGACAGCTTTTCGTCCTGACCGTGAAGCGGCGAAAAATCGAACACCTTCAGATGGTAACTCCTCACCGAGCCATTGCCATCAAGGACGGCGCACCACAAATCAGCAACGGAACATCCTCCAGCGTCTCTGGGCAGAACCCCACGCTACCTTAA
- a CDS encoding PBP1A family penicillin-binding protein, protein MVLRPRNKAQEKQALPRKSPSRPNQRRVYLSLALGRFLRAIRRFVRFSLAFGLIVTMLCGVAATGVGLYYYQKVAVELPNVNVLRKNKPSLVTRVFDQSGSLLREFYVERRFLVTLDQIPDVVIQAILATEDVRFEEHSGVDLIGIVRAAVRNILDWGVVQGGSTITQQLAKSLFLNPKRTIDRKIREAILAVRIERTYSKREILNLYLNQIYFGDGAYGIEAAARVYFGKNAEALTLPEAALLAGLPRAPSAYNPFKSYRRALRRRAHVLRRMIEENFITPDEWARAEVTPIRLAKKLPGRGDSDYVVEFVRRRVERRFGAAKLYRGGLKVHTSIRREVQRSTVAAVRQGIIEVDRRRGYRGPVGSVDLRWTPERIWRAVDQLMGERSNRREFREGRWMPAVVYELKSDVARLQLKRGEAILDIENAEWARPFDPRQNGKGLVLDKFQEILRRGDIVLVQRLERERRGDSLRGEPVPVALVQEPDVQAAAVVTEPATGAIRAMTGGYDFERSQFNRAYQAVRPPGSAFKPVVYSAAISEGWTPSDIIMDTPIIFPRSGQQDFWKPTNFEKKFYGPTTLREAIARSRNVITVKLANSVGVRKIVRRAQDLGIRSPLKRNLSIALGSSGVTLLELTSLYATLANRGRRLEPHVITYIQDSDNKTVWSAVPSITQAVPPEEAYIMLSLLENVVQSGTAVKARALKRALAGKTGTTNDYQDAWFVGVSPQYSTGVWVGMDDKSTLGRNETGGHAALPIWMNITESIHEGLPRKRFKRPAKVKIVTINPRTGLRVSRGTKGSVRQAFIKGSEPSSFSASSREKTKGPSDYFKSDTGAGEESEGIFSKPSSKIGDISNTIPFRSKSKSRSSTRRKRRGLTAPAFDPFRPESSSR, encoded by the coding sequence ATGGTTCTGCGGCCCCGAAATAAGGCACAAGAAAAACAAGCTCTCCCCCGAAAAAGCCCCTCAAGGCCAAATCAGAGGAGAGTATATCTATCTCTAGCGTTGGGAAGATTTCTCCGGGCCATACGCCGATTTGTTCGCTTCTCTCTTGCTTTTGGCTTGATCGTCACCATGCTTTGCGGGGTCGCCGCAACTGGTGTCGGACTTTATTACTACCAAAAAGTCGCCGTCGAGCTGCCGAACGTTAATGTCCTTCGGAAAAATAAACCGAGTCTTGTTACCCGCGTGTTCGATCAAAGCGGAAGCCTTTTGCGGGAGTTTTATGTCGAGCGCCGTTTTCTAGTTACGCTCGATCAAATACCCGATGTGGTGATACAGGCCATCCTCGCGACCGAGGACGTTCGCTTTGAGGAGCACTCTGGAGTTGATTTGATCGGTATCGTACGTGCGGCGGTGAGGAATATTCTCGACTGGGGGGTGGTCCAGGGCGGCAGCACGATAACCCAGCAGTTAGCCAAATCGCTATTTTTGAATCCCAAGCGGACGATTGATCGTAAAATTCGAGAAGCTATCTTGGCCGTTCGAATCGAGCGGACATACAGTAAGCGAGAAATTCTCAATCTCTATTTGAATCAAATTTATTTTGGCGATGGCGCCTATGGCATCGAAGCCGCCGCTCGCGTTTATTTTGGTAAGAATGCGGAGGCTCTCACGCTGCCCGAGGCGGCGCTATTGGCGGGTCTTCCGCGTGCACCCTCCGCCTATAATCCCTTCAAATCCTACCGTCGTGCGCTTCGACGTCGGGCACATGTGTTGCGCCGTATGATCGAGGAAAATTTCATCACCCCGGATGAGTGGGCGAGGGCTGAAGTTACACCAATCCGCTTGGCGAAAAAATTGCCGGGTCGGGGAGATAGTGATTATGTTGTTGAGTTCGTCCGCAGAAGGGTTGAACGCCGTTTCGGTGCAGCCAAGCTGTATCGAGGGGGACTAAAAGTTCATACCTCTATTCGCCGCGAAGTGCAGCGCTCTACGGTTGCTGCCGTTCGGCAAGGAATTATCGAGGTCGATCGCCGCCGTGGCTACAGGGGGCCAGTCGGTTCGGTCGATTTGAGATGGACCCCGGAGCGGATTTGGCGTGCGGTCGACCAACTCATGGGAGAGCGTAGCAACAGGCGGGAGTTTCGAGAGGGCCGCTGGATGCCGGCGGTTGTCTATGAGTTGAAGTCTGATGTCGCTCGACTTCAACTCAAAAGAGGCGAGGCGATTCTTGATATCGAGAATGCCGAATGGGCGCGTCCGTTCGACCCCAGGCAAAATGGAAAAGGATTGGTTCTAGATAAATTCCAGGAAATTCTCCGGCGCGGGGATATCGTTTTGGTCCAGCGCCTTGAGCGCGAGAGACGGGGTGATTCTCTTAGGGGCGAGCCTGTGCCTGTGGCATTGGTGCAAGAGCCTGATGTTCAGGCGGCGGCTGTCGTGACGGAGCCTGCGACCGGCGCTATTAGGGCGATGACGGGCGGATACGACTTTGAGCGTAGCCAATTCAACCGGGCCTACCAGGCTGTGAGGCCACCAGGCTCTGCGTTCAAGCCCGTAGTTTATTCGGCGGCTATCAGCGAGGGTTGGACGCCTTCGGATATCATCATGGATACGCCAATCATTTTTCCGCGGAGCGGCCAGCAGGATTTCTGGAAGCCGACAAATTTCGAGAAGAAATTTTATGGGCCCACCACTCTGCGAGAGGCGATAGCCCGGTCACGGAATGTCATCACTGTGAAATTGGCAAACTCTGTTGGGGTCAGGAAGATCGTCAGGCGAGCTCAGGACCTCGGGATTCGCTCACCGTTGAAGAGAAACCTATCTATCGCTCTGGGTTCGAGTGGCGTTACGCTTCTCGAACTCACCTCCCTTTATGCAACGCTGGCCAACAGGGGGCGGCGCTTAGAGCCGCACGTTATCACTTATATTCAGGATTCAGACAATAAAACTGTCTGGAGTGCCGTTCCCTCAATCACGCAGGCGGTGCCTCCCGAGGAGGCGTATATCATGCTCAGCCTTCTTGAAAACGTGGTTCAGTCCGGGACTGCAGTCAAGGCGAGGGCCTTAAAGCGAGCTCTGGCCGGAAAGACGGGTACCACCAATGATTATCAGGATGCGTGGTTCGTAGGCGTCTCTCCACAATACTCGACAGGGGTATGGGTAGGCATGGATGATAAGTCCACCCTCGGCAGGAATGAAACAGGCGGCCACGCTGCGCTGCCGATTTGGATGAACATCACGGAGTCGATTCACGAGGGATTGCCCCGGAAAAGATTCAAGCGTCCAGCCAAGGTGAAAATTGTCACGATTAATCCACGAACCGGCCTGCGGGTTTCTCGGGGTACGAAAGGTTCTGTGAGACAGGCCTTCATCAAAGGTTCCGAGCCTTCGAGTTTTTCCGCTAGTTCGAGGGAAAAGACCAAAGGCCCATCTGATTATTTTAAGAGTGATACGGGCGCGGGAGAAGAGTCTGAAGGAATATTCTCTAAGCCTTCCTCCAAAATCGGAGATATCTCCAATACCATACCTTTTAGGTCAAAATCCAAATCGAGATCCAGTACAAGGCGCAAACGGAGAGGCCTCACTGCTCCAGCGTTCGATCCGTTTCGACCGGAGTCCAGTAGCCGTTAA